A single window of Achromobacter xylosoxidans DNA harbors:
- a CDS encoding tyrosine-type recombinase/integrase yields MDHTLATAPYPSALPASARPPIDGVSETGHTDDDSGVDENPTYETVMQAYQASGKDTERFRYSRLQLDRFFKGRALRSLRRATVQRYITLRQAAGVSPATINRELDDLSAAINWYNFLHELNLPNALVGMSLPVPEGRTRWITRGEAQRMISVAEAMAVRPHLPSFIQLALHTGCRRNELLKLRLQRVRTEEGLITLESEDTKTKKHRIIPLNAPALEALNKMAAWRAEHCPTSPWVFPSPRDHTKPLSTIQKGFRSLCTKANIDDFRIHDLRHTCASWLVMAGVPLLVVRDLLGHSSIEMTERYAHLAPNQVYDAMRRLEEAWHRSSGPIVNA; encoded by the coding sequence ATGGACCATACTCTCGCAACAGCTCCATACCCCTCCGCCCTCCCAGCGTCCGCCCGTCCGCCGATCGATGGCGTGAGTGAAACTGGACACACCGATGACGACAGTGGCGTCGACGAGAATCCGACATACGAGACCGTGATGCAGGCCTACCAGGCCTCGGGCAAGGACACGGAGAGATTCAGGTATAGCCGGCTGCAGCTTGACCGCTTCTTCAAGGGCCGCGCACTTCGCAGTCTGCGCCGTGCGACCGTCCAACGCTACATCACGCTCCGCCAAGCCGCTGGGGTAAGCCCGGCGACCATCAACCGCGAGCTGGATGACCTCAGCGCCGCGATCAACTGGTACAACTTCCTACACGAGCTCAACCTGCCCAACGCTCTGGTGGGCATGTCTCTGCCAGTTCCAGAAGGTAGGACACGCTGGATAACGAGGGGTGAAGCCCAGCGAATGATCTCGGTAGCCGAGGCCATGGCAGTGCGACCACACCTTCCGTCGTTTATCCAGTTGGCATTGCACACCGGGTGCCGCCGAAACGAATTGCTTAAACTCCGCCTGCAACGCGTTAGGACCGAGGAAGGTCTCATAACGCTTGAAAGCGAGGATACCAAGACCAAAAAGCATCGGATCATCCCGTTGAACGCGCCGGCGCTTGAGGCTCTCAATAAAATGGCCGCGTGGCGCGCGGAGCACTGCCCCACGTCGCCTTGGGTCTTCCCCTCTCCGCGGGACCACACGAAGCCCCTGAGCACCATTCAGAAGGGCTTCCGATCCCTCTGCACCAAAGCCAACATCGACGACTTCAGGATCCACGACCTTCGGCACACTTGCGCCTCTTGGTTGGTTATGGCTGGCGTGCCGCTGCTGGTCGTTCGAGACCTCCTTGGCCACTCCTCGATCGAGATGACCGAGCGATATGCACACCTGGCACCGAACCAGGTCTACGATGCCATGCGTCGACTTGAAGAGGCCTGGCATCGGAGCAGCGGGCCCATCGTCAATGCGTAA
- a CDS encoding DUF3182 family protein, which translates to MNSFSLAEGPLVVAYPRRARASEHEVASHDALAARLAALLGGRHVRDYRPSRHRGGPVPYYVPDRSIAGAARAAILGIAGIADLYGGVVPHAFVATKSISHGLARPDAPAPAGWVASLADALGDAVLAGYTAFRPEDALAGGLRLLQRGPVRLKPADATAGRGQEVASDADALRQALERQCARTMGRLGLVIEEDLDEVETCSVGWSKVGKMEIAYVGTQSLTPDNAGCLVYGGSELRVARGGFDALRRLDLADRERRAIDLACQYDAAVSAAYPALVASRRNYDVAFGLGADGRPRAGVLEQSWRAGGASIAELAAMQAFALSPALREVRAATRERYGADEPAPITQRLVFHGHDAAVGPISKSGGILEAADGGA; encoded by the coding sequence ATGAACTCGTTTTCTCTCGCAGAAGGCCCGCTCGTGGTCGCTTATCCTCGCCGCGCCCGGGCGTCCGAGCACGAAGTGGCGTCGCATGACGCCCTGGCGGCGCGCCTGGCCGCGCTGTTGGGCGGGCGCCATGTTCGCGATTACCGGCCCAGTCGCCATCGCGGCGGCCCGGTTCCGTATTACGTGCCCGACCGCAGCATCGCCGGGGCGGCGCGCGCGGCCATCCTGGGCATCGCGGGCATCGCCGACCTCTATGGTGGCGTCGTGCCGCATGCCTTCGTCGCCACCAAATCCATCAGCCATGGCCTGGCGCGGCCGGATGCACCGGCGCCAGCGGGTTGGGTCGCCTCGCTGGCGGATGCATTGGGTGACGCGGTGCTTGCCGGCTACACGGCGTTCCGCCCGGAAGACGCGCTGGCCGGTGGCCTGCGGCTGTTGCAACGCGGGCCGGTGCGGTTGAAACCTGCCGATGCGACCGCTGGGCGCGGGCAGGAGGTCGCCTCGGATGCGGATGCGCTGCGGCAGGCCTTGGAGCGCCAATGCGCGCGGACGATGGGACGGCTCGGCCTGGTGATCGAGGAAGACCTGGACGAAGTCGAAACCTGCAGCGTGGGCTGGTCCAAGGTGGGAAAAATGGAGATCGCCTATGTCGGCACGCAGTCGCTGACGCCCGACAATGCGGGCTGCCTCGTGTACGGCGGCTCGGAACTGCGCGTGGCGCGGGGCGGCTTCGATGCCTTGCGCAGGCTGGATCTCGCCGACCGTGAACGCCGCGCGATCGACCTGGCGTGCCAGTATGACGCGGCGGTATCGGCCGCCTATCCCGCGCTGGTCGCCTCACGGCGCAATTACGATGTGGCGTTTGGTCTCGGTGCCGATGGCCGGCCGCGCGCGGGCGTGCTGGAACAATCGTGGCGCGCGGGTGGCGCCAGCATCGCGGAACTGGCCGCCATGCAGGCCTTCGCGCTCTCGCCCGCGCTGCGCGAAGTGCGCGCCGCGACCCGCGAGCGCTATGGCGCCGATGAACCGGCGCCAATCACGCAACGCCTGGTGTTCCACGGCCACGACGCGGCGGTCGGGCCCATCAGCAAGTCGGGCGGCATCCTGGAGGCGGCCGATGGCGGCGCATAG
- a CDS encoding alpha/beta hydrolase, whose amino-acid sequence MFHSADGLAPCGTRNPEKPMSSRILFRLCQAALFSGVLWSAGAQAQAPTPNDAGAPVARGAQLVGETVADRPSTVYRFETHRLDSADGKRHYRIQIAVPRQAAPAGGSAVLYMLDGNAALATLTDADLLRLGAGGAPVLVAVGYDVPTRNDVVARAYDYTPPVFEQGARQPNPVVLGREGGGADEFLALLRERVKPLVRGRAAVDDRREYLWGHSYGGLFALHVLFTRPDTFARYITGDPSAWWADGALLQEWRRFDARRAAGKRVLVLAGTKPRDPARQRPNAPSTRPDGTPIDLQPAVRAMVEGLREGGADARYEAFAQFGHGEMLRVSLERALQVALEP is encoded by the coding sequence GTGTTCCATTCCGCCGACGGGCTGGCGCCCTGCGGCACGCGCAATCCCGAGAAGCCGATGTCCTCCCGTATCCTGTTCCGCCTTTGCCAAGCCGCCTTGTTCAGCGGCGTTCTCTGGAGCGCCGGTGCGCAGGCGCAGGCTCCGACGCCGAACGATGCGGGCGCGCCGGTCGCGCGCGGCGCGCAGCTTGTCGGCGAGACCGTGGCGGACCGGCCGTCGACGGTCTATCGCTTTGAAACGCATCGGCTCGATTCGGCCGATGGCAAGCGCCACTACCGCATCCAGATCGCCGTGCCGCGCCAGGCCGCGCCCGCCGGCGGCAGCGCGGTGTTGTACATGCTCGACGGCAACGCGGCGCTGGCCACGTTGACCGATGCCGACCTGCTGCGGTTGGGCGCGGGCGGGGCGCCGGTGCTGGTGGCCGTGGGCTACGACGTGCCGACGCGCAATGACGTGGTGGCGCGTGCCTATGACTACACGCCGCCCGTGTTCGAGCAGGGCGCGCGCCAGCCGAATCCGGTGGTGCTGGGCCGCGAGGGAGGCGGCGCGGACGAGTTCCTGGCCCTCTTGCGCGAACGGGTCAAGCCGCTGGTGCGCGGCCGCGCCGCGGTCGACGACAGACGCGAATACCTGTGGGGGCATTCCTATGGCGGCCTGTTCGCGCTGCACGTGCTGTTCACGCGGCCGGACACGTTCGCGCGCTACATCACGGGCGACCCGTCGGCCTGGTGGGCTGATGGCGCCCTGTTGCAGGAGTGGCGGCGCTTCGACGCGCGGCGCGCGGCCGGCAAGCGCGTGCTTGTGCTGGCGGGCACCAAGCCGCGCGATCCGGCGCGCCAGCGGCCCAATGCGCCGTCGACGCGGCCGGATGGCACGCCGATCGACCTGCAGCCTGCCGTGCGCGCGATGGTGGAAGGCCTGCGCGAAGGCGGCGCGGATGCCCGCTACGAGGCGTTTGCGCAGTTCGGCCACGGCGAGATGCTGCGGGTGTCGCTGGAGCGCGCGCTGCAGGTCGCGCTTGAACCCTAG
- a CDS encoding MerR family transcriptional regulator, protein MTLPPAAKPMSIGALARATGASLRSIRHYDAHGLLASSRADNGYRHFAPAAVSQVRQIQRLIATGFSLAEIQGFPDCMRMIEGAAACPQTSEVQRQRLASVERQIADLERRRARLRQMLAEGAATSRE, encoded by the coding sequence ATGACACTCCCGCCCGCCGCCAAGCCGATGTCGATCGGCGCCCTTGCCCGCGCCACCGGCGCCAGCCTGCGCTCGATTCGCCATTACGACGCGCACGGCCTGCTGGCCTCCTCGCGCGCCGACAACGGCTATCGCCACTTTGCCCCCGCCGCGGTCAGCCAGGTGCGGCAGATCCAGCGCCTGATCGCAACCGGTTTCAGTCTCGCCGAGATCCAGGGCTTTCCCGATTGCATGCGCATGATCGAGGGCGCGGCCGCCTGCCCGCAAACCTCCGAAGTGCAACGCCAGCGCCTGGCCTCGGTCGAACGGCAGATCGCCGACCTCGAACGTCGCCGCGCCCGCCTGCGCCAGATGCTGGCCGAGGGCGCCGCAACCTCCCGCGAATAG
- a CDS encoding LysR family transcriptional regulator has translation MFDWQDLYYFTVLARTQSLSAAARELRVEHATVGRRIDALEKSLGLRLVDRLPRSRPLTEDGRALARLAGAMNEIATGVEQLSRIASIEVAGTVRVSAPPSLASHCIAPRIAALRERHPKLNVVLLPSLSLVALDRGEADIALRTVRPEEDALVRRKIGVVRFALYGGAGYAEQPAEQWRFIAYDTSGDALPQQAWLHQVRRHRPVVFAASDLAAQQMAARSGLGAVVLPTIVGDSDAMLQRLAVAGEAPSRDLWLAVFPDLRRSPSVKAVMDFLVECVQQEPRLRP, from the coding sequence ATGTTCGACTGGCAGGACCTGTATTACTTCACCGTCTTGGCGCGTACCCAATCGTTGTCGGCGGCCGCCCGTGAACTGCGGGTCGAGCATGCCACCGTGGGGCGCCGCATCGACGCGCTGGAAAAATCCCTGGGCCTGCGGCTGGTGGACCGGCTGCCGCGCAGCCGTCCGCTGACCGAGGACGGACGCGCGCTGGCGCGGCTGGCCGGCGCCATGAACGAGATCGCCACGGGAGTCGAACAGTTGTCGCGCATTGCCTCGATCGAGGTCGCCGGCACGGTCCGCGTCAGCGCGCCGCCGTCGCTGGCCAGCCACTGCATCGCGCCGCGGATCGCCGCGCTGCGCGAGCGGCATCCGAAGCTGAACGTGGTCCTGCTGCCGTCGCTGTCGCTGGTGGCGCTGGACCGCGGCGAGGCCGACATCGCCCTGCGTACCGTGCGCCCGGAAGAGGATGCGCTGGTGCGCAGGAAAATCGGCGTGGTGCGATTCGCGCTGTATGGCGGCGCCGGATACGCGGAACAGCCCGCCGAGCAGTGGCGCTTCATCGCGTATGACACGAGCGGCGACGCCCTGCCGCAACAGGCCTGGCTGCATCAGGTCCGCCGCCACCGGCCGGTGGTCTTTGCCGCCAGCGACCTGGCGGCGCAGCAAATGGCCGCGCGGTCAGGGCTGGGCGCCGTGGTGCTGCCCACGATCGTTGGCGACAGCGACGCCATGCTGCAACGGCTGGCGGTGGCGGGCGAGGCGCCGTCCCGCGATCTGTGGCTGGCGGTGTTTCCGGATTTGCGCCGGTCGCCGTCGGTCAAGGCGGTGATGGATTTCCTGGTGGAGTGCGTGCAGCAGGAACCACGGCTGCGCCCGTGA
- a CDS encoding serine hydrolase produces MFPLGSQPLDRNALRQHVDAALAPLLAATPARVSLSLRDLDGNIVLAHHADRVQPSASIIKVPILLALLEAMANGRYALEQPLALPACGDRAGGTGILAQLPSVASLSLAELARLMIVLSDNVATNALIDLLGFDAINQWSQRAGLAASRLQRRMMDAAAREAGRDNFTSADDATAALCWMLRDGMLPPPLRTFALDLLADQRERAHFGAALPAPAHLASKAGQLPGLRHDAGILTVADRSVVLAVLADGFTDWQTAQTLQGGEGAALLGQIARAVALGLKAQAHTH; encoded by the coding sequence ATGTTCCCCTTGGGATCGCAACCGCTGGACCGCAACGCCTTGCGCCAGCACGTCGACGCGGCGCTGGCGCCCTTGCTGGCCGCCACGCCCGCGCGGGTCTCGCTGAGCCTGCGCGACCTGGACGGCAACATCGTGCTGGCGCACCACGCCGACCGCGTGCAGCCATCGGCCAGCATCATCAAGGTGCCCATCCTGCTGGCGCTGCTCGAAGCGATGGCCAACGGCCGCTACGCGCTCGAACAGCCGCTGGCCCTGCCCGCTTGCGGCGACCGCGCCGGCGGCACCGGCATCCTGGCCCAACTGCCCAGCGTCGCCAGCCTGTCGCTGGCCGAGCTGGCGCGGTTGATGATCGTGCTCAGCGACAACGTCGCCACCAACGCGCTGATCGATCTGTTGGGCTTTGACGCGATCAACCAATGGAGCCAGCGCGCCGGACTGGCGGCAAGCCGCCTGCAACGCCGCATGATGGACGCCGCCGCGCGCGAAGCCGGCCGCGACAACTTCACCAGCGCCGACGATGCCACCGCCGCGCTCTGCTGGATGCTGCGCGACGGCATGCTGCCGCCGCCCTTGCGGACCTTCGCGCTCGACCTGCTGGCCGACCAGCGCGAGCGCGCCCACTTCGGCGCCGCGCTGCCGGCGCCAGCGCATCTGGCCAGCAAGGCCGGCCAGCTGCCAGGCCTGCGCCATGACGCCGGCATCCTCACCGTGGCGGACCGCAGCGTGGTGCTGGCGGTGCTGGCCGACGGCTTCACCGACTGGCAGACCGCGCAGACGCTCCAGGGCGGCGAAGGCGCCGCCCTGCTGGGGCAGATCGCGCGCGCGGTCGCGCTCGGCCTGAAAGCCCAGGCGCACACACACTGA
- a CDS encoding alpha/beta hydrolase family protein, with translation MAAHSSPLALDVDGVSLDATFLTPEDKVPGVLFIHGWGGSQQFDLSRAKGIAALGCVCLTFDLRGHAATQARQREVTREDNLRDVVAAYDRLAQHPSLDSGSIAVVGSSYGGYLAALLSTLRPVRWLALHVPALYRDDEWLVPKNQLDRETLRAYRSVYVAPEENRALKACTAFAGDVLLVEAEHDSYIPHSTIMSYRSAFRRSHSLTHRIIDGADHALTEKPAQRAYTSILVNWVTEMVMGARMGEGRARY, from the coding sequence ATGGCGGCGCATAGCAGTCCGCTCGCGCTCGACGTGGATGGCGTGTCGCTGGACGCCACGTTCCTTACCCCGGAAGACAAGGTGCCGGGGGTGCTGTTCATTCATGGCTGGGGCGGCAGCCAGCAGTTCGACCTGTCGCGCGCCAAGGGCATTGCCGCGCTGGGTTGCGTCTGCCTGACCTTCGATCTGCGCGGACACGCCGCCACGCAGGCGCGGCAACGCGAGGTGACGCGCGAGGACAATCTGCGCGACGTGGTGGCGGCCTATGACCGGCTGGCGCAGCATCCGTCGCTGGACTCCGGTTCGATCGCCGTGGTGGGCAGCAGCTACGGCGGTTACCTGGCGGCGCTTTTGAGTACGCTGCGTCCGGTGCGTTGGCTGGCGCTGCATGTGCCCGCCTTGTATCGTGACGACGAATGGCTGGTGCCCAAGAACCAGCTCGATCGCGAGACCCTGCGCGCCTATCGCAGCGTCTACGTCGCGCCGGAAGAGAACCGCGCGTTGAAGGCGTGCACGGCGTTCGCCGGCGACGTGCTGTTGGTCGAGGCGGAACACGACAGCTATATCCCGCATTCGACCATCATGAGCTATCGCTCCGCGTTTCGCCGATCGCACTCGTTGACGCACCGGATCATCGACGGCGCCGACCACGCGCTGACGGAAAAACCGGCGCAACGCGCCTATACCTCGATACTGGTGAACTGGGTGACCGAAATGGTCATGGGCGCCCGCATGGGCGAGGGTAGGGCGCGCTACTGA
- a CDS encoding DUF4400 domain-containing protein, whose product MASKERPAGEDAVRAFFWPIHAALHLAVWLVIVMFLSVVASLAVAVGLQSEQAPSRYMGDLVEYYLDQAPNKQVANDVAGVSRALVFGWPGVATALSSEANPAAPSLLGGALQRSTRGQGRELILVTMHAVELLGVRLMLLFSALPALALLLAVALIDGLVARYVRRECGGHESATRHTRAKRLLNRGIVPMVAVVWLIVPAPMSLAMFFFPVAVGGAGLVWVMAKYFKKYL is encoded by the coding sequence GTGGCTTCTAAAGAAAGACCCGCGGGAGAGGATGCCGTACGTGCATTCTTTTGGCCGATTCATGCTGCCCTTCACCTTGCGGTGTGGCTTGTCATCGTCATGTTCCTCTCAGTCGTGGCATCCCTTGCGGTTGCGGTAGGTCTGCAGAGCGAGCAGGCGCCGTCAAGGTACATGGGCGATCTGGTCGAGTACTACCTTGATCAAGCACCAAATAAGCAGGTTGCGAACGACGTGGCCGGGGTCTCGCGTGCGCTTGTGTTCGGTTGGCCGGGTGTGGCCACCGCCTTGTCCAGTGAGGCGAACCCTGCGGCTCCAAGCCTGTTGGGAGGGGCTCTGCAAAGATCTACGCGTGGGCAGGGGCGAGAACTCATATTGGTGACTATGCATGCCGTGGAGTTGTTGGGCGTGCGACTCATGCTGCTCTTTAGTGCGTTGCCAGCCCTCGCTCTGCTTCTTGCTGTCGCGCTAATTGATGGCCTTGTTGCACGCTACGTCCGGCGCGAATGCGGTGGCCATGAATCAGCAACGCGTCATACGCGCGCCAAGCGTCTGCTCAATCGCGGCATCGTTCCAATGGTGGCTGTCGTATGGCTAATCGTGCCCGCGCCAATGTCTCTGGCCATGTTCTTCTTTCCCGTAGCTGTCGGAGGAGCGGGTCTCGTGTGGGTCATGGCCAAGTACTTCAAGAAATATTTGTAA
- a CDS encoding SecDF P1 head subdomain-containing protein has product MTVVRSLACAALLLAAASSHAESVALRADKATAGVDPQTSMRYVDVVLHPDSRQALADFTRDRVGKRIQLRSNGVLLSSATLQSPLEGDSFRIVAGEHGFAGKSADEIAKGIMHGGGLTVDDEGSTPGDIGTRPSKRSAPAGGN; this is encoded by the coding sequence ATGACCGTTGTCCGATCCCTCGCCTGCGCCGCGCTGCTGCTGGCGGCCGCCTCATCCCACGCCGAAAGCGTGGCCCTGCGGGCCGACAAAGCCACCGCCGGCGTCGACCCGCAAACCTCGATGCGCTATGTCGACGTGGTGCTGCATCCCGACAGCCGCCAGGCCCTGGCGGACTTCACCCGCGACCGCGTCGGCAAGCGCATCCAGCTGCGCTCGAACGGCGTGCTGCTGTCCTCGGCCACGCTGCAAAGCCCGCTCGAAGGCGACAGCTTCCGCATCGTCGCGGGCGAGCATGGCTTCGCCGGCAAGTCCGCCGACGAGATCGCCAAGGGCATCATGCATGGCGGCGGCCTCACGGTGGATGACGAAGGCTCGACCCCGGGCGACATCGGCACCCGGCCCAGCAAGCGGTCCGCCCCGGCCGGGGGCAACTGA
- a CDS encoding alpha/beta fold hydrolase has protein sequence MPGQPLFRQFRRLLAMIALLSASAAALADDRQYTAVAPDGVTLAIQESGDPAGPAIVFVHGLLGSRLSWEAQLSSPLLQRYRLIAYDLRGHGQSGKPIAPQAYTDGRRWADDLAAVIAASGARQPVLVGWSLGAAVTTNYLAAYGDGDVAGAVYVGGVIELDASQIAPHPEVYRGMASTDLKRHLDAERAFLALCFETQPDTATFERLLANAALASPGMQAAVPRMTIAARQGLGAMRKPLWLIYGARDALVRAEPSLERARQLNPRVRGSVYAASGHAPFVEEAERFNRDLAAFVDAAAGR, from the coding sequence ATGCCCGGCCAGCCTTTGTTCCGTCAATTCCGTCGCCTGCTGGCGATGATCGCCCTGCTGTCGGCGAGCGCCGCGGCATTGGCCGATGATCGCCAGTACACCGCCGTCGCGCCGGATGGCGTGACGCTTGCCATCCAGGAGTCCGGCGATCCGGCCGGCCCCGCCATCGTCTTCGTCCACGGCCTGCTGGGCAGCCGCCTCAGCTGGGAGGCGCAGTTGTCCAGCCCCCTGTTGCAGCGCTATCGCCTGATCGCCTACGACCTGCGCGGCCACGGCCAGTCGGGCAAACCGATCGCGCCGCAGGCCTACACCGATGGCCGGCGCTGGGCCGATGACCTGGCGGCCGTGATCGCCGCGTCGGGCGCGCGCCAGCCGGTGCTGGTGGGCTGGTCGCTGGGCGCCGCCGTGACGACCAACTACCTGGCCGCGTACGGCGACGGCGATGTCGCCGGCGCGGTCTACGTGGGCGGCGTGATCGAACTGGACGCCAGCCAGATCGCGCCGCATCCCGAGGTGTATCGCGGCATGGCGTCGACCGACCTGAAGAGGCACCTGGACGCCGAACGCGCCTTCCTGGCGCTGTGTTTCGAGACGCAGCCGGACACGGCCACGTTCGAGCGGCTGCTGGCCAACGCCGCCCTGGCGTCGCCCGGGATGCAGGCCGCGGTGCCGCGGATGACGATCGCGGCCCGCCAGGGCCTGGGCGCGATGCGCAAGCCGCTATGGCTGATCTATGGCGCGCGCGATGCGCTGGTGCGCGCCGAGCCGTCGCTGGAACGCGCCAGGCAGTTGAATCCGCGCGTGCGCGGCTCGGTATATGCGGCGTCGGGACACGCGCCGTTCGTGGAAGAGGCCGAGCGGTTCAACCGCGATCTGGCGGCCTTCGTCGACGCGGCGGCGGGGCGCTGA
- a CDS encoding quinone oxidoreductase family protein, translating to MKAILIERYGGPEVLQMRADHPMPDAAPGHVVARVAYAGINFMDVHTRQGKYAASATYPVRLPCTLGMEGAGEIVAVGAGVTHLAPGDRVAWCIAWGSYAEYASVPAAKVARIPDAIPFDLAAAAIFQGATAHYLIEDIARLGPGSTCLIHAASGSIGQLLVQMAARRGATVFATASSAQKCAVASARGAHHALPYDDGRFADRIREATGGAGVDVVFDAVGKATLRDSLRACRARGLVINYGNVSGSVTDLDPIELGEAGSLFLTRPRLADHMRDGVTVQRRADAVFGALLEGSLDIAIEGRYEMEDVQCIHARLEAREQIGKSVMRIGAAPNA from the coding sequence GTGAAAGCCATCCTGATAGAACGCTACGGCGGCCCCGAAGTCCTGCAGATGCGCGCGGACCATCCCATGCCCGATGCCGCGCCCGGCCACGTGGTGGCGCGGGTCGCCTACGCCGGCATCAACTTCATGGACGTGCACACCCGCCAGGGCAAGTATGCGGCCTCCGCCACCTATCCCGTCCGCCTGCCCTGCACCCTCGGCATGGAAGGCGCCGGCGAGATCGTCGCGGTCGGCGCCGGCGTCACGCACCTGGCGCCCGGCGACCGCGTCGCCTGGTGCATCGCCTGGGGCAGCTACGCCGAGTACGCCAGCGTGCCGGCGGCCAAGGTCGCCAGGATCCCCGACGCCATCCCATTCGACCTGGCCGCCGCCGCGATCTTCCAGGGCGCCACCGCGCACTACCTGATCGAGGACATCGCCCGGCTGGGCCCGGGCAGCACCTGCCTGATCCACGCGGCTTCCGGCAGCATCGGCCAATTGCTGGTGCAGATGGCCGCGCGGCGCGGCGCCACCGTGTTCGCCACCGCCAGCAGCGCGCAAAAGTGCGCCGTCGCCAGCGCGCGCGGCGCCCACCACGCCCTGCCCTACGACGACGGCCGCTTCGCCGACCGCATCCGCGAGGCCACCGGCGGCGCGGGCGTGGACGTGGTGTTCGACGCGGTCGGCAAGGCTACCCTGCGCGACAGCTTGCGCGCCTGCCGCGCGCGCGGCCTGGTCATCAACTACGGCAATGTCTCGGGCTCGGTCACCGACCTGGATCCGATCGAACTGGGCGAGGCCGGTTCGCTGTTCCTGACGCGGCCGCGGCTGGCCGACCACATGCGGGACGGCGTCACCGTGCAGCGCCGCGCCGACGCCGTGTTCGGCGCGCTGCTCGAAGGGTCGCTGGACATCGCCATCGAGGGCCGCTACGAAATGGAAGACGTGCAGTGCATCCATGCGCGGCTGGAAGCGCGCGAACAGATCGGCAAGTCGGTCATGCGCATCGGCGCCGCGCCGAACGCATAA
- a CDS encoding carbon-nitrogen hydrolase family protein: MSIRVAAIQLDSRRDRDANLAALEHWITAAANDGAKLIVTPEYSDVRGDTPTLRAAASPIPGAVTARIAALAQRHACWIHLGSMHERLADQDRLGNTGVTFAPDGSVAASYRKVHLYDAVVDGIPYLESADFAPGAHLRTVEAAGLTLGLSICYDLRFAELYRALRARGANVLVVPAAFNLHTGRDHWETLLRARAIENQCYVIAAAQIGGDGPGLPCLGRSMIIDPWGTVLACMPDRTGYILADLDPQRVATLRAGLPAWEHRRTDLYPG; this comes from the coding sequence ATGTCCATCAGAGTGGCAGCCATCCAGCTCGATAGCCGCCGTGACCGCGATGCCAACCTGGCGGCGCTGGAACATTGGATAACGGCCGCGGCCAACGACGGCGCGAAACTGATCGTCACGCCCGAGTACAGCGATGTGCGCGGCGACACACCAACGCTGCGCGCCGCCGCCAGTCCGATCCCCGGCGCGGTCACGGCGCGCATCGCCGCGCTGGCGCAACGCCACGCTTGCTGGATCCACCTGGGCTCGATGCATGAACGCCTGGCGGACCAGGACCGGCTCGGCAACACCGGCGTCACCTTCGCCCCGGACGGCAGCGTCGCCGCCTCCTACCGCAAGGTCCACCTGTACGACGCGGTGGTCGACGGCATCCCCTACCTCGAATCCGCCGACTTCGCGCCCGGCGCGCACCTGCGGACCGTCGAGGCGGCGGGCCTGACGCTGGGCCTGAGCATCTGCTACGACCTGCGCTTCGCCGAACTCTACCGCGCGCTGCGCGCACGCGGCGCCAACGTGCTGGTGGTGCCCGCGGCCTTCAACCTGCACACCGGGCGCGATCATTGGGAAACCCTGCTGCGCGCCCGCGCCATCGAGAACCAGTGCTACGTGATCGCCGCCGCCCAGATCGGCGGCGACGGCCCGGGCCTGCCCTGCCTGGGCCGCAGCATGATCATCGACCCCTGGGGCACGGTGCTGGCCTGCATGCCGGACCGCACCGGCTACATCCTGGCCGACCTCGACCCGCAGCGCGTGGCCACGCTGCGCGCCGGCCTGCCGGCCTGGGAGCATCGCCGCACCGATCTCTACCCGGGTTGA